In Emys orbicularis isolate rEmyOrb1 chromosome 12, rEmyOrb1.hap1, whole genome shotgun sequence, one genomic interval encodes:
- the LOC135886044 gene encoding olfactory receptor 11A1-like, translated as MASADWGNKTATEFILLGFGNIPELQILLFLLLSVIYIVTMVGNILIITLIVTDQHLHTPMYFFLGNLSWLETCYTCTILPRLLASLLTGDKTISVQGCLTQYYLFGLFGATECYLLAAMSYDRYLAICKPLYYGARMNGRFCVLLAAGSWINGFLPITITTSLMSQLTFCGPGKIDHFFCDFNPVIDLSCSDTRLIEFLGVVLSGVCSLPPSLLTVTSYICIITSILRIPSTTGRQKAFSTCSSHLIVVTTFYGTLIIVYLLPKTKILRDLNKVFSIFYTVLTPLVNPLIYSLRNKEVKKALRKAVSKFMAFTRI; from the coding sequence ATGGCCAGTGCAGACTGGGGCAATAAAACAGCTACAGAATTCATCCTACTGGGATTTGGGAATATCCCTGAGCTGCAAattcttctctttcttcttttgtcagtgatctacattgtgaccaTGGTAGGGAACATCCTAATCATTACACTCATTGTAACTGATCAGCACCTGCACactcccatgtacttcttcctggggaacttgtcctggttggagacctgctacacctgcaccatcctgcccaggctgcTAGCCAGTCTCCTGACGGGGGACAAAACCATTTCTGTCCAGGGCTGCCTTACACAATATTATTTGTTTGGTTTATTTGGAGCCACAGAATGTTATCTCTTAGCTGCAATGTCTTATGATCGTTATTTAGCAATATGTAAACCACTGTACTATGGAGCCCGTATGAATGGCCGATTCTGTGTCCTGCTAGCAGCTGGGTCTTGGATAAATGGGTTTTTGCCTATTACCATAACAACTTCTTTGATGTCACAACTGACTTTCTGTGGCCCCGGTAAGATTGATCACTTCTTTTGTGACTTCAACCCAGTGATAGACCTCTCCTGCAGCGACACCCGCCTGATAGAATTTTTGGGTGTTGTCCTGTCAGGTGTATGTTCACTGCCCCCATCTCTACTGACTGTAACATCTTACATTTGTATCATCACctccatcctgagaatcccttccaccactgggcggcaaaaggccttttcaacctgctcctctcacctcattgtggttACAACTTTCTATGGGACCCTGATCATTGTTTATCTCCTCCCCAAAACTAAGATACTGCGAGACCTGAACAAAGTGTTCTCCATCTTCTACACTGTCCTGACACCCCTGGTCAATCctctcatctacagcctgaggaacaaagaggtaAAAAAGGCCCTAAGAAAAGCAGTCAGTAAATTTATGGCTTTCACAAGAATTTAG